Genomic segment of Salvia splendens isolate huo1 chromosome 12, SspV2, whole genome shotgun sequence:
tcTAGTAGCATCGCCCAGCTGGATCTCGATCTCTGTTTCATTCAACTGCCTTGTTACCTGCATTAAATCAGGTTCAAAGCAAacatgatcagtagctccagtATCAACCACCCATTGCTGAGTAGATACAACTGCTAAACATGATTCAACAACGAatgcttggtgcatacctgagcCATTGGTCTTTTTAGGACAAtccggcttccaatgccccttttcgcCGCATTTGAAACACTTGCCACTTTGCTTCTTGTTCGTGTTCACCCGTTTCTTTTTGCCCTTAGCTATCTTTGGTGCTACAACATTCTGGGCTTTCTTCTTCCCCTTACCTGGCTTAGAGCCTGAGGAAGACGGCCTAGAACTCATCATAGCAGCCTTTGTTTGGACCATAAGATCCTCCGCTGACTGCAACTCAGTCAACAGTTCAGCTAGGGTGTAAGCCCTCTTGTTCATCTCaaaattgagcttgaactgctgataGCTAGCTGGCAAACTCTGAAGGATTATagttacttgggactcgggatcaatgatccctcccaaaacctcaatttgattgaggtggctcatcatctcgaggacatggtccttCACAGATGTGCCCTCTTTCATAACCTTAGTCATGATGCTCC
This window contains:
- the LOC121757736 gene encoding uncharacterized protein LOC121757736; translated protein: MSFNPLFAILKEHKLEGHNYIVWKQNLDIVLTAEEYKYVLTTECPHVPAANASAAVKETYRKWCKANEMAKCYMLASMSTVLQHQHQGMNTATEIMNNLNSLFGTQNRAAKSLAFRSIMTKSLPASYQQFKLNFEMNKRAYTLAELLTELQSAEDLMVQTKAAMMSSRPSSSGSKPGKGKKKAQNVVAPKIAKGKKKRVNTNKKQSGKCFKCGEKGHWKPDCPKKTNGSGNKAVE